In a genomic window of Ipomoea triloba cultivar NCNSP0323 chromosome 3, ASM357664v1:
- the LOC116013796 gene encoding uncharacterized protein At3g49140-like, with product MLMLEPAAAVSVQISSGNFCRRLSHSAGLCIYRNRVGGLTETSCGKRFWRDKNGIRASAKEQSSSSGSEPVKQSAKPMRYHPFEDIAESDLTANGEARLTPAETTRTIIEVNSKATLMLTGLVSDVECESIFWPDLPFVTDEHGNIYFQVKNEEDILQTLTAEENLVQVTIGIDTAEMLGQIESLGHPEIDFGIDELDDEDSDVDGEGDDDNEEDDDGVDDDDDYEEDWVSILDHEDDENEGSEGSLGDWAKLDTMRSSHPMHFARRLTEVVDDDPIDFMELPPAGLAIQGILRPAFLEEHVVIQKQMSDHKTSNADRNQISNAADCKETTIVPINGHRHKSGLDQDNPNWAEELEKDETLGNGTSFYKLEMIKIQLISAHGHQTFVEIEDFRRARPDAIAHSAVKILSRLKTSGEKTIQALKSLCWRCKGIQVEEVSLIGVDSLGIDIRVCSGTQVQTLRFAFKKRASSEYSAERQLNNLLFPRTQKLQQRKEAQQAES from the exons ATGCTGATGTTGGAACCCGCCGCCGCTGTCTCTGTCCAAATTTCATCCGGAAACTTCTGCCGCCGGCTCTCACACTCTGCCGGATTATGCATCTATCG GAATAGAGTTGGTGGATTGACGGAAACTTCTTGCGGAAAGAGGTTCTGGAGGGACAAGAATGGAATTAGGGCTTCCGCGAAGGAGCAATCCAGCTCTTCCGGGTCGGAGCCGGTGAAGCAGAGCGCGAAGCCTATGAGGTATCATCCGTTCGAGGACATTGCGGAGTCGGATTTGACGGCGAACGGTGAAGCGCGCCTCACGCCTGCTGAAACTACCAGAACTATCATTGAG GTGAACAGCAAAGCAACACTCATGCTAACAGGTTTGGTCAGCGATGTAGAATGCGAGAGCATTTTCTGGCCTGATTTGCCTTTTGTAACTGATGAACATGGAA ATATTTACTTTCAAGTAAAGAATGAAGAAGATATTCTGCAGACTCTGACAGCTGAAGAAAACCTTGTG CAAGTTACTATTGGGATAGATACTGCAGAAATGCTAGGTCAAATTGAGTCATTAGGCCACCCCGAAATTGATTTTGGCATTGATGAACTTGATGATGAGGATAGTGATGTTGATGGTGAAGGTGACGATGACAacgaggaagatgatgatggcgtagatgatgatgatgattatgaaGAG GATTGGGTTTCCATTCTTGACCATGAGGATGATGAAAATGAGGGTTCTGAAGGATCATTAGGGGACTGGGCTAAATTAGATACAATGCGATCTTCTCATCCCATGCATTTTGCCAGAAGGCTTACTGAG GTTGTTGATGATGATCCTATAGATTTCATGGAACTGCCTCCAGCAGGCCTTGCAATACAAGGCATTCTAAGGCCAGCCTTCCTTGAAGAACATGTTGTCATCCAAAAGCAGATGTCTGACCACAAAACCAGTAATGCTGATCGGAATCAGATTTCAAACGCTGCAGATTGCAAAGAAACAACTATTGTTCCGATAAATGGTCACAGACACAAAAGTGGATTAGATCAAGATAACCCGAACTGGGCAGAGGAATTGGAAAAGGATGAAACCCTTGGAAATGGAACCTCATTTTACAAGCTAGAAATGATCAAGATCCAGTTAATTTCTGCTCATGGACATCAG ACTTTCGTTGAAATAGAAGATTTTAGGAGAGCTCGGCCTGATGCAATTGCACACTCAGCTGTAAAAATCTTGTCTCGTCTTAAAACCAGTGGAGAAAAGACCATTCAAGCTCTCAAATCTCTCTGCTGGAGATGCAAGGGTATCCAAGTAGAG GAAGTATCTCTGATAGGTGTCGATAGCCTTGGTATTGATATAAGAGTTTGCTCTGGCACACAAGTCCAAACATTACGCTTTGCATTTAAAAAACGG GCATCCTCAGAGTATAGTGCTGAAAGACAACTGAACAATCTACTATTCCCGAGGACCCAAAAATTGCAACAGAGGAAAGAAGCTCAGCAAGCTGAATCTTAA